In Cryptomeria japonica chromosome 10, Sugi_1.0, whole genome shotgun sequence, a genomic segment contains:
- the LOC131855807 gene encoding early nodulin-93-like produces MGIAMDAREWWTVRRQDMSMASMPSPLSSNQHRAEQYSYDGVKAGAKASTIAFIASAIPVLMGARAIPWARVNLNYAAQAHIISLVSGASYFVVADKTILASARKNSFEKLASHVEFPL; encoded by the exons ATGGGTATTGCAATGGATGCACGGGAGTGGTGGACGGTTAGGAGGCAGGACATGAGCATGGCTTCCATGCCTTCTCCTCTCAGCAGTAATCAACACAGAGCAGAGCAATACTCGTACG ATGGGGTGAAAGCGGGGGCAAAGGCATCCACAATTGCATTCATAGCATCTGCAATCCCCGTG TTGATGGGAGCACGGGCCATTCCTTGGGCGAGGGTGAATCTCAACTATGCAGCTCAGGCACATATCATCTCTTTAG TAAGTGGAGCATCTTATTTCGTTGTAGCAGACAAGACCATTTTGGCGTCCGCACGGAAAAACTCCTTTGAAAAACTTGCAAGTCACGTTGAATTTCCCCTGTAA
- the LOC131059814 gene encoding early nodulin-93, with amino-acid sequence MSMASMPSSFNSSTPNGIAQHRAKQYSHDGVKAGAKAATIAFIASAIPVVMGARAIPWARANLNYAAQAHIISLVTGAAYFVVADKTILASARKNSFEKLASRVELGIYLCRNREVSMEEWLNVCCFRIVG; translated from the exons ATGAGCATGGCTTCCATGCCCTCTTCTTTTAACAGTAGTACCCCAAATGGCATTGCTCAGCATAGAGCAAAGCAATACTCACACG ATGGGGTGAAAGCAGGGGCGAAGGCAGCCACAATTGCATTTATAGCATCTGCAATCCCCGTG GTGATGGGAGCACGAGCCATTCCTTGGGCAAGGGCGAATCTCAACTATGCAGCTCAAGCACATATCATCTCTTTAg TCACTGGAGCAGCTTATTTCGTTGTGGCAGACAAAACCATTTTGGCCTCTGCACGGAAGAACTCTTTTGAAAAACTTGCGAGTCGTGTCGAATTGGGGATATATCTATGCAGAAATAGAGAAGTCAGCATGGAAGAATGGCTGAATGTATGTTGTTTTAGAATTGTAGGCTGA